The genomic segment GGGGGCCACGCAATGGCCATCACCGCGGACGTGAGCCGCGCGGAGGACAACCGCGAGGCCGTCGCCCAAACCGTCACCCGCTGGGGCCGGCTCGACGTCTTCTTCGCCAACGCTGGTGTGCCGCAGTGGCCGTCCTCCGTGGACGAGGTGGATGAGACCGTCTTCGACCGGATCATGGCAGTCAACGTCAAGGGCGTCTTCCTCGGCGCCAAGTTCGCGGCCCCCGTCATGAAGAAGCAGAAGCGCGGGGTTTTCCTGATCACGGGCTCGACCGCTGCGTTCAAGCCCCGGCCGGGCGGGCAGTGCTACGCGGCATCCAAGGGCGCCGTGACGACCATGGGCCAGAGCTTAGCAGTCGAGCTCGCGCCGTTCGGGATCCGCGTCGTGGTCATTGCACCTGTTGCCACCGAAACACCCATGCTGGCGACCTTCATGGGCAAGAAGGAAGTGGACGCCGAAGGCATGAAGCGCTACCAGGCGACGGTGCCGCTCGGGCGCCTCAACCAGCCCGAGGACATCGCCAAGGCGGCGCTCTTCCTCGCCTCGGACGACGCCTCGATGGTGACGGGCAGCCCATTCATCGTGGACGGCGGCCGCTGCGCGTGAAGGTCGTCCCGCTCGCGGGCGACTCGCTCGGTGTGCGCTCGATGGCGACCTATGTCGAGTGCGGGCAGACGCGCGTCCTCATCGACCCGGGCGCGGCGCTGGGGCCCAACCGCTTCGGACTGCCGCCGGCCGATGCGGAGTGGGAGGCTCTCAAGCGGGCCAACGACCGCATCTCCGGCTATGCCGCGCGCGCGAACCTGATCTTCCTCAGCCACTACCACGAGGACCACTTCCGCCACGACCCGGGCCTCTACGAGGGGCGCACGGTGTGGGCCAAGGACGCGAAGCGGATGATCAACCCGCGCCAGGCCCAGCGGGCGGGGGAGCTGTGGAAGGCGATCGCCGGCGGCTGCCGCCTCGATTCGGCGGACGGCAGGACCATGGAGACCGCAGACGCCCGCCTCGCAGCCTCACCCCCTCTCGCCCACGGCGTCGAGGGCACCCCGCTCGGCTACGTGGTCGCGTTGACCGTGACAGACCTACGTGAAGGCACGCGCTTCGTCCACGCCTCGGACGTGCAGGGGCCGCTCTCCGCCGTCGCCGCCGCCTACCTGATCCGTGAGAGGCCGGACATCCTCTACCTCTCGGGGCCTCCCGCCTACCTCGAGCACCAGCTCGGCGCGGCGCTCATTGACCAGGGCATCGACCACCTCCTGCGCGTGCTGGACCGGACGGACTGCCGCGTGATCTTCGATCATCACGCGCTCCGCGCTGAGAACTACCCGGAGCGCTTCAAGCGCCTGTGGCAGACGGGAAGGGTCGTGACGGCGGCCGGCTACCTCGGGCTTCCGGACGAGGCGCTCGAGTCCAGGCGCCGGAGCCTCTGGGCGGGCCGGCGCAAACCCTCCTCGCGCATGGATCGGCAATTGAAGAGCCCTGGCCGGTCGGCTATGATTGACCGTAGACGCGATATTCCACGTGCGAAGGGAGGGTCACAGGAATGAGCGATGCGAAAACGCCGGGCGTTGGCGATGCGGCGCCCGGCTTCACTATGAAGACCATCGGACTCAAGGAAGTGAGCCTGAAGGACTACCCGGGCAAGAACGTGGTGCTGCTGTTCTACCCGCTGGACTGGACCCCAGGCTGATCCAAGTGCATGCCCGCCTTCGATAAGCGCGTGAAGGACTTCGAGGCGGCGAATACCCAGGTCCTGGGTATCAGCGCGGACAGCCCATTCAGCCATGAGAACTGGGCCAAGTCGGTCGGCATCTCGAACTACCCGCTTCTTTCCGACGTGCAGCGGTCGGTCAGCAAGGACTACGGCGTCTACTGGCCGGACTGGAACGCCAACGTGCGCGCCACCTTCATCGTCGACAAGCAGGGCAAGATTGCCTTCGTCGAGCGCTACGGCAAGGGCGAGCTGCCCGACCCGGACAAGATTCTCGCCGAGGTGAAGAAGCTCGGCTGATTCGCGGGCCGGCCGGGAGCGCGCTCGCAGCTCCCGGCCGGATGCCGCGCGCCGATCAGCCGCCATGCCCGACTACGTGATCGAGCGCCGCTTGTGGCTGGCGCGGCGGCGCCCGGAAGTGTTCGGGTTCTTTGCCGACCCGAAGAACCTCGTCACCCTCCATCCGGAATGGGCACGCCCGAGGTGGCTCGTGGAGCCGCCGGACCGCCTCGATGCGGGAGCCGTGCTCGACTTCAGCGTGCCGATGGCGGGGCTTCGCGTCCGCTGGCGCGTGATGGTGCGCGAGTTCGACCCGCCGTTCCGCTTCGTCGACGCCCAGCTCTGGGGGCCCTTCGCGCGATGGGAGCACCGCCACCGCTTTCTGGAGGAGCCCGAGCGCGACGGCGGCGACGCGCCCGGAACCTGGGTCGAGGACCGCGTCACCTACCGGCTGCCGCTCGGGCCCCTCGGCCGCGCGGCTCACGCGCTCGGCGCCGGCCGCCGCATCGTGGGGCTCTTTGAGTACCGTGACCGGCGGCTGCGGGAGATTTTCGGCTGAGCCCGAAGGCGCGGGGGACGCCCGACCTGCTCGGGGCCCACATGTCCATCGCCGGCGGGCTCTATCGCGCGCTCGAGCGGGGGCACGAGGCCGGCTGTTCCGTGGTCCAGATCTTCCTCAAGAACCAGCTCCAGTGGTCCGCCAAGCCGTACGCGCCGGAGGAGATCCGGCAGTTCGCCGCCGCCTGGACGGCAACCGGCATCCGGACGGTGTTCGCCCACTCTTCCTA from the Candidatus Methylomirabilota bacterium genome contains:
- a CDS encoding SDR family oxidoreductase, which gives rise to MKLKDRVAIVTGAGSGIGQASALLFASEGAKVAVVDLKPDAARAVAEQIERAGGHAMAITADVSRAEDNREAVAQTVTRWGRLDVFFANAGVPQWPSSVDEVDETVFDRIMAVNVKGVFLGAKFAAPVMKKQKRGVFLITGSTAAFKPRPGGQCYAASKGAVTTMGQSLAVELAPFGIRVVVIAPVATETPMLATFMGKKEVDAEGMKRYQATVPLGRLNQPEDIAKAALFLASDDASMVTGSPFIVDGGRCA
- a CDS encoding redoxin domain-containing protein, with translation MSDAKTPGVGDAAPGFTMKTIGLKEVSLKDYPGKNVVLLFYPLDWTPGUSKCMPAFDKRVKDFEAANTQVLGISADSPFSHENWAKSVGISNYPLLSDVQRSVSKDYGVYWPDWNANVRATFIVDKQGKIAFVERYGKGELPDPDKILAEVKKLG
- a CDS encoding SRPBCC family protein, producing the protein MPDYVIERRLWLARRRPEVFGFFADPKNLVTLHPEWARPRWLVEPPDRLDAGAVLDFSVPMAGLRVRWRVMVREFDPPFRFVDAQLWGPFARWEHRHRFLEEPERDGGDAPGTWVEDRVTYRLPLGPLGRAAHALGAGRRIVGLFEYRDRRLREIFG